The following nucleotide sequence is from Pseudomonas sp. S09G 359.
ACGAAATCTTCATCGGTGAAGGCGACAAGCGTGCATGCATAGGTCGCGAGATTGGTCACACAGTCAAAATCGCCCTCTGGTTTATGCAGGACAGCCAGCGCGGCGAGATTGAGCAATACGGCTGCACTCGGTACCAGTACAAAACTACCTACGGCATGACCACTGACGGCGAAGCGCCAAAAAAATCGCTTACGGACGCCATCAAGAAATCGCTTTCGATGCTTGGGTTCAGCGCCGACGTGTTCCTCGGGCTATTCGATGACGACGCGTACGTCACTCAGCTCAAAGAAGAGGAAGCGATCGCAAACGCCGACGACAAGGACGCAGAAATCCTTCGGCAGAAGCAGGAGCGCGTGGATTGGCTCGCCTCAGCAGTTGAGACCATCGGCAAGGCCGTCACTACGTACGAACTGAAAACCTTGAACGTGAAATACATCCGCGAAGCTACTCGCCGCAATGAACCAGCGTTCATCGCCCGCATCACTCGTGCATTCGAAGAGCGCAAAGACAGCCTTGAGAAAGGCAAGGAGGCAGCAGCATGACTCAACTTTACGCACTCACCGGCAAACTCGCCGAACTCCAGGCCATGGCCGACACCGATGATGAAGGCTTGAAAGAGGCCCTGCAGCATGCCATGGACGAGGTTCAAGGCGACTTCAATATCAAGGCAGACAACATCGTCATGCTGCGCCGCAATATCGAGAGCGATGTGACGGCCATCGAAAACGAGATTGAGCGCCTGGCCGAGTTGAAGCGCATCAAATCCAACAGCGTGTCAGAGATCAGCGACTACCTGCGCCGCAATATGGAAGCCGCCAA
It contains:
- a CDS encoding siphovirus Gp157 family protein, with the translated sequence MTQLYALTGKLAELQAMADTDDEGLKEALQHAMDEVQGDFNIKADNIVMLRRNIESDVTAIENEIERLAELKRIKSNSVSEISDYLRRNMEAANIKSIKRPLFTITLAMGSEKVIVDNEDAVPDELTNVKSSITPDKKAIAAKLKEIREHNEAVRKRMAAGEDAEHELLPEPTWAHLERGDSSIRIK